The Actinopolyspora erythraea genome has a segment encoding these proteins:
- a CDS encoding GNAT family N-acetyltransferase produces MADYDAEVLDDPVGESLRGHHAQLARRVGRAVTYQPEVATFCALPTAPGPAAWADLARLLGPEGLADMFSCPADPPADWEPVFSLEGLQMIRPGGGRAEHAAAESDRAVVELGADDVPEMLDLTARTAPGPFRPRTHELGTYLGVRENGALVAMAGERLRPRGWTEISAVCTAPEARGRGHAARLVRALVARIESRDERPFLHAVASNTGAVALYERLGFVVRKPVTFRGFRTP; encoded by the coding sequence ATGGCCGACTACGACGCGGAGGTACTCGACGATCCGGTCGGCGAGTCGCTGCGCGGGCACCACGCGCAGCTGGCCCGTCGAGTCGGCCGGGCCGTCACCTACCAGCCGGAGGTCGCCACCTTCTGCGCCCTGCCCACCGCTCCGGGACCTGCGGCGTGGGCGGACCTGGCGCGTCTGCTCGGCCCCGAGGGACTGGCCGACATGTTCAGCTGCCCGGCGGATCCGCCCGCCGACTGGGAGCCGGTCTTCTCGCTGGAAGGTCTCCAGATGATCCGGCCCGGTGGGGGTCGAGCCGAGCACGCCGCTGCCGAAAGCGACCGGGCCGTGGTGGAGCTGGGGGCGGACGATGTCCCGGAGATGCTCGACCTCACCGCGCGGACCGCTCCGGGGCCGTTCCGTCCCCGGACCCACGAACTCGGTACCTACCTGGGGGTTCGGGAGAACGGCGCTCTGGTCGCGATGGCGGGTGAACGGCTCCGCCCACGGGGTTGGACCGAGATCAGCGCGGTCTGCACCGCTCCCGAGGCGCGCGGGCGGGGGCATGCTGCTCGGCTGGTGCGCGCGCTGGTCGCGCGTATCGAGTCTAGGGACGAGCGTCCGTTCCTGCACGCGGTCGCGTCCAACACCGGTGCTGTCGCGCTCTACGAGCGGCTCGGTTTCGTGGTCCGCAAGCCGGTGACCTTCCGCGGCTTCCGGACGCCGTGA
- a CDS encoding MBL fold metallo-hydrolase, whose protein sequence is MTVWICGTCGVEHPDSERPPESTCVICADERQWVPESGQWWTTAAELAAGGQQLRHERPEPNIHRFRGEPAFAIGQWTYLVRTREGNLLWDPPNHLDRALLDRIEELGGIAVVVASHPHMYGTQVGLSHLFERPPVLVHAADEQWVRRTDPVIRQWRDTERVLPGVTLVEVGGHFPGSAVAHIADGGEGTGSLLVGDTVMPVAAAGRVTFMRSYPNQIPLSARLVRRIVERLEPYEFERLHALTGRTVHGDAKNAVRRSAARYVEWVNGAYDHLG, encoded by the coding sequence GTGACGGTCTGGATCTGCGGCACCTGCGGCGTGGAGCACCCCGATTCCGAGCGACCACCGGAGTCGACCTGTGTGATCTGCGCCGACGAGCGGCAGTGGGTCCCCGAGTCGGGACAGTGGTGGACCACGGCGGCCGAGCTCGCCGCCGGTGGCCAGCAGCTGCGGCACGAGCGCCCGGAGCCGAACATCCACCGCTTCCGCGGGGAGCCCGCCTTCGCCATCGGGCAGTGGACGTACCTGGTGCGCACGCGAGAGGGCAACCTGCTGTGGGACCCGCCGAACCACCTCGACCGGGCGCTGCTCGACAGGATCGAGGAGCTCGGCGGCATAGCGGTCGTCGTGGCCAGCCACCCCCACATGTACGGCACGCAGGTGGGGCTGAGCCACCTGTTCGAACGTCCGCCGGTGCTGGTGCACGCGGCGGACGAGCAATGGGTCCGACGCACCGACCCGGTGATCAGGCAGTGGCGGGACACCGAACGAGTGCTGCCGGGGGTGACCCTGGTCGAGGTGGGAGGGCATTTTCCGGGTTCCGCCGTGGCCCACATCGCCGACGGCGGCGAGGGTACGGGCAGCCTGCTGGTCGGTGACACCGTGATGCCCGTGGCCGCCGCGGGCCGGGTGACGTTCATGCGCAGCTACCCCAACCAGATCCCGCTGTCGGCGCGGCTGGTGCGGCGGATAGTCGAGCGGCTCGAACCCTACGAATTCGAAAGGCTGCACGCCCTGACGGGCAGAACGGTGCACGGCGACGCGAAAAACGCGGTGCGGCGTTCGGCGGCGCGCTATGTCGAATGGGTCAACGGCGCGTACGACCACCTTGGCTAG
- a CDS encoding cupin domain-containing protein — MSDQPVDIADKLSRVSEHWTPKVVARLNDYEIKVVKVQGEFVWHSHEDTDELFLVVDGELTIQLPDGDVRLRPGQLYVVPRGVRHCPVAEGEVHAVLMEPRGVVNTGDAADSSLTASYDDSLA, encoded by the coding sequence ATGAGCGATCAACCGGTGGATATCGCCGATAAGCTGTCCCGCGTTTCCGAGCACTGGACGCCCAAGGTCGTGGCACGGCTCAACGACTACGAGATCAAGGTGGTCAAGGTCCAGGGCGAGTTCGTCTGGCACTCCCACGAGGACACCGACGAGCTGTTCCTGGTCGTCGACGGTGAACTGACCATCCAGCTGCCCGACGGCGACGTTCGGCTGCGTCCCGGGCAGTTGTACGTCGTTCCTCGCGGGGTGCGGCACTGCCCCGTGGCCGAGGGGGAGGTGCACGCGGTTCTCATGGAGCCGCGAGGAGTGGTCAACACCGGTGACGCGGCGGACAGCTCGCTGACGGCGTCCTACGACGACTCGTTGGCCTGA
- a CDS encoding YdeI/OmpD-associated family protein: MTAENEPVLEFASGEEWRDWVAENHDDSTGVWLRIAKKNAATTSVSYARALDEALCFGWIDAVKRSYDDSSWLQRFTPRRSRSKWSRINRDNAERLIAEGRMREPGHREVERAKQDGRWQAAYEPQRTATVPDDLRRELDADPTAREFFDNLDSQNRYAILHRVAEAKRADTRARRISRFVAMLAEHRRLH; encoded by the coding sequence ATGACGGCCGAGAACGAACCGGTGCTCGAATTCGCCTCCGGCGAGGAGTGGCGGGACTGGGTGGCGGAGAACCACGACGACTCCACGGGAGTGTGGCTGCGCATCGCGAAGAAGAACGCGGCGACGACCTCCGTCTCCTACGCGCGAGCCCTGGACGAGGCACTGTGCTTCGGCTGGATCGACGCTGTCAAGCGCTCCTACGACGACAGCTCCTGGTTGCAGCGCTTCACCCCGCGCAGGTCCCGCAGCAAGTGGTCGCGGATCAACCGGGACAACGCGGAGCGCCTCATCGCGGAAGGACGGATGCGCGAGCCCGGACACCGCGAGGTCGAGAGGGCCAAGCAGGACGGCAGGTGGCAGGCGGCCTACGAACCGCAGCGCACGGCCACGGTGCCCGACGACCTGCGGCGTGAACTGGACGCCGACCCGACGGCCAGGGAGTTCTTCGACAACCTCGACAGCCAGAACCGGTACGCGATCCTGCACCGGGTGGCCGAGGCCAAACGCGCCGACACCCGCGCTCGCCGGATCTCGCGGTTCGTCGCCATGCTGGCCGAGCACCGCAGGTTGCACTGA
- a CDS encoding DUF397 domain-containing protein, protein MDSLYWRRSSHSSDQGGNCVEVAHPIGGVAARDSKNPHGGVLVFDRSRWGSFLDAVRRGVLEHD, encoded by the coding sequence GTGGATTCATTGTATTGGCGTAGGTCGAGCCATAGCTCGGACCAGGGCGGCAACTGCGTCGAGGTCGCCCACCCCATCGGCGGCGTGGCGGCGCGGGACTCGAAGAACCCGCACGGCGGCGTGCTGGTCTTCGACCGCTCGCGCTGGGGCAGCTTTCTGGACGCGGTGCGGCGGGGAGTGCTGGAGCACGACTGA
- a CDS encoding helix-turn-helix domain-containing protein, with product MPRLANNTESTRLWAALPDNLATLLRPEIPSLATQILTEIQRRIPEYARPMDQHYVHAIRRGIEEALTRFVDRIADPGTPPRRCAEVHRALGKAEMREGRSLDSLQAAYRIGARLAWRRVAGIGERIRLAPRTTLLLGEAIFAHIDELTALAVEGYAAAQARAAGTLARRRRRLLELLVSEPQPAQRVIEESAVTAQWHLPRQVTVAALERYDEPHTRTNNPLSRWNALVDLECVEPHVLLPSDRGEPDEIDWETELAGWRVVVGSPVPLDQAGKSLRWCRRMMGLIRSGVWPDQHVNRCHEDLSSILLLQDEHLIKELARQRLSPLNGLRPKQRARLAATLLSWLQTRGGAPEIAQRLRVHPQTVRYRLRQLDELFGEALHDPESRFDMEIVLRASNMLSGDTEDWLAD from the coding sequence ATGCCGAGACTGGCCAACAATACCGAGTCCACCAGACTGTGGGCAGCGCTCCCCGACAATCTCGCGACCCTGTTGCGCCCCGAGATCCCGAGCCTGGCGACCCAGATCCTCACCGAGATCCAGCGGCGGATCCCCGAGTACGCCCGCCCGATGGACCAGCACTACGTGCACGCGATACGGCGCGGCATCGAGGAAGCGCTGACCAGGTTCGTCGACCGGATCGCCGACCCCGGTACACCGCCGCGGCGCTGCGCCGAGGTACATCGCGCACTGGGCAAGGCCGAGATGCGGGAAGGGCGCAGCCTCGACAGCCTGCAGGCCGCCTACCGGATCGGTGCCCGGCTGGCGTGGCGACGGGTCGCGGGCATCGGCGAGCGGATACGCCTGGCACCGCGCACCACGCTGCTGCTCGGTGAGGCGATCTTCGCGCACATCGACGAACTGACCGCCCTGGCGGTGGAAGGCTACGCCGCCGCGCAGGCACGCGCGGCCGGAACCCTGGCACGCAGGCGCAGGCGACTGCTGGAACTGCTGGTCTCGGAGCCGCAACCCGCACAACGGGTCATCGAGGAATCCGCGGTCACCGCGCAGTGGCACCTCCCGCGCCAGGTGACCGTGGCGGCGCTGGAGCGGTACGACGAGCCCCACACCAGAACCAACAACCCGCTGTCGCGCTGGAACGCCCTGGTCGATCTGGAGTGCGTCGAGCCGCACGTGCTGTTGCCCAGCGACCGCGGGGAACCTGACGAGATCGACTGGGAGACGGAGCTTGCCGGATGGCGGGTGGTCGTCGGTTCACCGGTCCCGCTCGACCAGGCGGGCAAATCGCTGCGCTGGTGCCGCAGGATGATGGGGCTGATCCGCTCGGGCGTGTGGCCGGACCAGCACGTCAACCGCTGCCACGAGGACCTCTCCAGCATCCTGCTGCTGCAGGACGAACACCTGATCAAGGAACTGGCCAGACAACGACTGTCCCCCCTGAACGGACTGCGCCCGAAACAACGCGCCCGACTGGCCGCCACCCTGCTGAGCTGGCTGCAGACCCGCGGCGGCGCTCCCGAGATCGCCCAGCGTCTACGGGTGCACCCGCAGACGGTTCGCTACCGGTTGCGGCAGCTCGACGAGCTGTTCGGCGAGGCACTGCACGACCCGGAATCACGCTTCGACATGGAGATAGTGCTGCGGGCCTCGAACATGCTCTCCGGTGACACCGAGGACTGGCTGGCCGACTGA
- a CDS encoding Cif family virulence factor, with the protein MTTKIRPRLDDPTVREAAEQAVERFTAQLQRGLDTYDAELYDNDFAADVLWGSPYGETLDDVEELLDTHRVLMAAEAAPPSRFEIVRVTAPAPGVAIAHIRRRALDETGFSEMALYTLIERDGRWWLAAAQNTPIVEPHD; encoded by the coding sequence ATGACCACGAAGATCCGCCCACGACTGGACGATCCGACAGTACGGGAAGCGGCCGAACAGGCGGTGGAGCGCTTCACCGCCCAGCTGCAACGGGGTCTGGACACCTACGACGCCGAGCTCTACGACAACGACTTCGCGGCGGACGTGCTGTGGGGCAGTCCCTACGGGGAGACGTTGGACGACGTCGAGGAACTGCTCGACACGCATCGCGTGCTCATGGCGGCGGAGGCGGCGCCACCCTCACGCTTCGAGATCGTGCGGGTCACTGCCCCGGCTCCCGGCGTGGCGATCGCGCACATCCGCCGTCGGGCGCTCGACGAGACGGGCTTCTCCGAGATGGCGCTGTACACCCTGATCGAACGGGACGGGCGGTGGTGGCTGGCCGCCGCGCAGAACACACCGATCGTCGAGCCGCACGACTGA